The following coding sequences are from one Arthrobacter crystallopoietes window:
- a CDS encoding multicopper oxidase domain-containing protein, which produces MTTKAAGQTLRPARRSSWHRKASLPVTVWFVLLVVLAFAHPFVPESRWLLVHMFTLGMVTNSILVWSQHFTEALLKNRLPDTARAMQLWRIRTLNAGIVVTIAGILSGIWLLTLIGAVVVGGSVAWHAVHLMLQLRRALPSRFATTVKFYIAAALLLPAGAAFGAALAYGLNDAAHARLLLAHQVTNLLGFVGLTVIGTLITLWPTILHTRMPAGMDLAGWRSLVAMGAGLAVSVLGALAGLAPAAAIGVLLYLAGVAYIGVYFIRCALAKRPDDFPGFSVGAGLLWLGGSLIALFAMLVSGPLDPHRLEELTAPFAAGFVAQVLLGVMGYLMPAVMGGGPAAVKAAGAQMSKFAMLRIAVVNFGLLLCVLPVPSWVRVIVSVLVLLAFASFLPLMFRAVKASVAGRKALAANGGKPLPLQVGAAPRPKNHLAWGAAGVILVLLGAAGGVALDPAALSGSTAPASAVEPTGETTTVRVSANNMRFSPASVDVPEGNRLVIELTNEDPTTVHDLRLATGQESGRLYPGESATLDAGIIGTDTEGWCTVVGHRSQGMVFQIKVTGSAEAGSAADAGIAAQVPADGHANHMNNDDGTGVAADVLDFHAPPGQDFEPRAAELAPAAPRSTHQLTLNVEELAQEVAPGIVQQAWTFNGRVMGPTLRGKVGDRFEITLVNNGTMGHSVDFHAGAVSPDEPMRTIPPGESLVYEFTAERSGIWLYHCGTMPMSAHIASGLFGAVIIDPADLPAVDKEFLLVQSEAYLGEQAGPVNVDKIAADDPDIVMFNGHATQYMHHPLKVKAGERLRIWLLAAGPSRGTSFHVVGGQFDTVFKEGAYLLEPDNAERGGAQALDLAAAQGGFVELGFAEAGRYTFVNHAFVDAERGATGVIEVAD; this is translated from the coding sequence ATGACAACGAAAGCGGCAGGGCAAACCCTCCGGCCGGCGCGCCGGTCCTCATGGCACCGCAAGGCCAGCCTTCCGGTCACCGTGTGGTTTGTGCTGCTCGTTGTCCTGGCGTTCGCGCATCCATTCGTCCCCGAATCGCGGTGGCTGCTGGTCCACATGTTCACGCTGGGCATGGTGACCAACTCCATCCTGGTCTGGAGCCAGCACTTTACCGAGGCGCTGCTGAAGAACCGCCTGCCGGATACGGCGCGGGCTATGCAGCTGTGGCGCATCCGGACCTTGAACGCCGGGATCGTAGTGACCATTGCCGGCATTCTGTCCGGCATCTGGCTCCTGACATTGATCGGCGCCGTAGTGGTGGGCGGTTCGGTTGCCTGGCATGCCGTGCATCTGATGCTGCAACTGCGCCGCGCGCTGCCATCACGGTTCGCCACCACGGTGAAGTTCTATATAGCAGCCGCGTTGCTGCTGCCGGCCGGGGCCGCTTTCGGGGCGGCACTGGCCTACGGATTGAACGACGCGGCCCATGCCCGCCTCCTGCTGGCACACCAGGTGACCAATCTGCTCGGCTTCGTCGGACTGACGGTGATCGGAACCCTGATCACGCTCTGGCCTACCATTCTGCATACCCGGATGCCCGCCGGGATGGACCTGGCCGGTTGGCGCAGCCTGGTTGCCATGGGCGCCGGACTGGCGGTTTCGGTACTCGGGGCGCTGGCCGGGCTGGCTCCGGCCGCAGCCATCGGTGTCCTGCTTTACCTGGCCGGGGTGGCCTACATCGGCGTGTACTTTATCCGCTGTGCCCTGGCGAAGCGGCCGGACGATTTCCCCGGCTTTTCGGTCGGCGCCGGACTGTTGTGGCTGGGTGGATCGCTGATCGCGCTCTTCGCGATGCTGGTCTCCGGACCGCTGGACCCGCATCGGTTGGAAGAGCTGACCGCGCCGTTCGCCGCCGGGTTCGTGGCCCAGGTGCTGCTGGGCGTGATGGGCTACCTGATGCCTGCCGTGATGGGCGGAGGCCCTGCGGCGGTCAAGGCAGCCGGCGCGCAGATGAGCAAATTCGCGATGCTGCGCATCGCCGTCGTGAATTTTGGTTTGCTGCTCTGCGTGCTGCCGGTGCCCAGCTGGGTGCGGGTCATCGTATCCGTGCTGGTGCTGTTGGCGTTCGCCTCGTTCCTGCCGCTGATGTTCCGGGCCGTGAAAGCCTCTGTTGCGGGGCGGAAGGCGCTGGCGGCCAACGGCGGCAAGCCGCTGCCGCTGCAGGTCGGGGCAGCGCCCCGGCCGAAGAACCACCTTGCCTGGGGCGCCGCCGGGGTGATCCTGGTGCTGCTCGGCGCGGCCGGCGGTGTGGCCCTGGACCCGGCAGCGCTGTCCGGTTCCACCGCTCCAGCCTCCGCAGTTGAACCTACCGGCGAGACCACTACGGTCCGGGTCTCGGCCAACAATATGCGCTTCTCACCCGCATCCGTGGATGTCCCCGAGGGCAACCGGCTGGTCATCGAACTGACCAACGAGGATCCCACCACGGTGCATGACCTGCGGCTGGCCACGGGGCAGGAATCCGGCCGGCTCTACCCGGGCGAATCCGCCACCCTCGACGCGGGCATCATCGGCACGGACACAGAAGGCTGGTGCACCGTGGTGGGCCACCGCAGCCAGGGCATGGTCTTTCAGATCAAGGTGACCGGCTCCGCCGAGGCCGGGAGCGCGGCGGATGCTGGAATCGCGGCGCAGGTTCCGGCCGACGGCCATGCAAACCACATGAACAACGACGACGGCACGGGCGTTGCCGCAGACGTGCTGGATTTCCATGCCCCGCCGGGCCAGGACTTCGAGCCGCGTGCAGCAGAGCTGGCGCCGGCTGCGCCTCGCAGCACGCACCAGCTGACCCTCAACGTCGAGGAACTGGCGCAGGAGGTGGCTCCCGGCATCGTGCAGCAGGCCTGGACCTTCAACGGCCGCGTCATGGGGCCGACGCTGCGGGGCAAGGTCGGCGACAGATTCGAAATCACGCTGGTCAACAACGGAACCATGGGCCACTCGGTGGACTTCCATGCCGGTGCTGTTTCCCCGGACGAGCCCATGCGGACCATTCCGCCGGGCGAATCGCTGGTGTACGAGTTCACGGCAGAGCGTTCCGGCATCTGGCTCTACCACTGCGGCACCATGCCGATGTCTGCGCACATAGCCTCCGGCCTGTTCGGCGCGGTGATCATCGACCCGGCAGACCTGCCGGCGGTAGACAAGGAGTTCCTGCTGGTCCAGTCCGAGGCCTATCTCGGTGAGCAGGCCGGGCCGGTAAACGTGGACAAGATTGCTGCAGACGATCCGGACATCGTGATGTTCAACGGCCACGCCACGCAATACATGCACCACCCACTGAAGGTGAAGGCCGGGGAGCGCCTGCGTATCTGGCTGCTGGCCGCAGGTCCTTCCCGCGGCACCAGCTTCCATGTAGTGGGCGGGCAGTTCGACACCGTGTTCAAGGAAGGCGCCTACCTGCTGGAGCCGGACAACGCCGAACGGGGCGGGGCGCAGGCCCTTGACCTGGCGGCCGCGCAAGGCGGATTCGTCGAGCTCGGGTTCGCGGAGGCCGGCCGATACACGTTCGTCAACCATGCCTTCGTGGACGCCGAACGCGGGGCGACGGGCGTCATTGAAGTAGCCGACTAG
- a CDS encoding metal ABC transporter solute-binding protein, Zn/Mn family, protein MRFTIRRATLAGAAIFALALTSCAANGPGTGTETEAAADGKISIVASTNTYSDIAAAIGGERVAATAIIDNTSQDPHSYEGTARDRLALSEADLIIRNGGGFDPFMEQLAAEDSTAPVIDAVETSGLGEAETAAEEEAAEDAHAGETAEEHAAHGAVNEHVWYSLPAISRVAEEITKELSGIDPDNAAEYEANAAAFTEDIDALEERVTQLRGQHEGKAIAATAPLAEHLLTDTGLVDETPKDFLAAIEAGNDAPPAALKEAQDLVTAGKIALLAYNSQVEGPQSQGLKAAADEAGVPVVDFSETLPEGVSYQDWMGSNLDQLETALNR, encoded by the coding sequence ATGCGCTTCACCATCCGCCGAGCAACGCTGGCCGGAGCGGCGATTTTCGCCCTGGCCCTGACATCCTGTGCCGCAAACGGACCCGGAACGGGGACGGAAACAGAGGCAGCAGCAGACGGGAAGATCAGTATCGTTGCTTCCACGAACACCTACAGCGACATCGCCGCGGCCATCGGGGGTGAGAGGGTCGCGGCCACCGCGATCATCGACAACACCAGCCAGGACCCGCATTCTTATGAAGGGACAGCGCGGGACCGGCTCGCCCTGTCCGAGGCCGACCTCATCATCCGCAACGGCGGCGGCTTCGATCCCTTCATGGAACAGCTGGCAGCCGAAGACAGCACCGCGCCCGTCATAGACGCAGTGGAAACATCGGGCCTCGGCGAGGCGGAAACGGCAGCAGAGGAAGAGGCGGCCGAGGATGCGCATGCCGGTGAAACGGCGGAAGAACATGCCGCCCACGGCGCGGTCAACGAACACGTCTGGTATTCACTGCCGGCGATCTCCCGCGTCGCTGAAGAGATCACCAAAGAGCTGTCCGGAATCGACCCGGACAACGCCGCGGAGTACGAAGCCAACGCAGCGGCCTTCACCGAAGACATCGACGCGCTGGAAGAACGGGTAACGCAACTGCGTGGACAGCATGAAGGAAAAGCCATCGCCGCCACAGCGCCGCTGGCCGAACACCTTCTCACCGACACCGGCCTGGTAGATGAAACGCCAAAGGACTTCCTGGCCGCGATAGAAGCAGGAAACGACGCACCGCCCGCTGCGCTGAAGGAAGCACAGGACCTGGTCACCGCAGGAAAAATCGCGCTCCTGGCCTACAACAGCCAGGTCGAAGGCCCCCAGTCCCAGGGCCTGAAAGCCGCAGCCGATGAAGCAGGGGTGCCTGTCGTGGACTTCAGCGAAACACTCCCCGAAGGCGTTTCCTACCAGGACTGGATGGGCAGCAACCTGGACCAGCTGGAAACAGCACTGAACCGATAG
- a CDS encoding ArsR/SmtB family transcription factor encodes MSEPARMPSFRHPVEPDRARLEAATDLLRMLAEPTRLHLLWVLTAGPANVTELTEATGASRTVVSQHLAKLRLSGLVDDRKDGRKVIYSIHDGHLNRLILEALNHADHRVTGEPVHD; translated from the coding sequence ATGAGCGAACCCGCGCGGATGCCCAGTTTCCGGCACCCGGTCGAACCCGACCGTGCCCGCCTGGAAGCGGCCACGGACCTGCTCCGGATGCTCGCCGAACCTACCCGGCTGCACCTGCTCTGGGTCCTGACCGCCGGACCGGCCAACGTGACCGAGCTGACCGAGGCAACCGGCGCCAGCAGGACAGTGGTGAGCCAGCACCTGGCCAAACTGCGCCTCAGCGGCCTCGTCGATGACCGCAAGGACGGGCGCAAAGTCATTTATTCCATCCACGACGGGCACCTGAACCGGCTGATCCTGGAAGCCCTGAACCACGCCGACCACCGCGTCACCGGCGAACCCGTCCACGACTGA
- a CDS encoding ATP-binding protein, with product MEPALNPYSPGSGLQPGFLAGRQAEIDAFDLLLVRTERSFSNRGMVLSGLRGVGKTVLLNRLRGLALHHDWLTIKIEGQPGEAGAAEARKTLARELQVASRRYIGRVGLEKFRQLLGTVTSFTAGFGVEGISLGVERDPARAGTGLIEIDLRDLIEDVSAAMRSIRKGFIIFIDEMQDLDEDLLSALVTCQHHAGQLELPFYIVGAGLPNLPARLAEVRSYAERLFDFRLIGTLAEADARESFTVPAKQVGAEYGSKALDILVDVTGRYPYFIQEFGSAMWEVAQASPFTEEDAQAAATIGLQRLDSGFFPSRWDRATPREREYLATMALDGDQGSSTGEIAQRLSAKATSLAPTRGQLIAKGLIYSSEYGKVAFTVPGMADFIKRQHHEI from the coding sequence ATGGAACCTGCCCTGAACCCTTACAGTCCCGGGTCCGGCCTGCAGCCGGGTTTTCTAGCCGGCCGGCAGGCCGAGATCGACGCTTTCGACTTACTTTTGGTCCGAACCGAGCGGTCCTTCTCCAACCGCGGAATGGTGCTGAGCGGGCTGCGGGGCGTCGGCAAAACAGTGCTGCTTAACCGGCTTCGGGGCCTGGCGCTCCATCATGACTGGCTGACGATCAAGATCGAAGGGCAGCCGGGGGAAGCCGGTGCCGCCGAGGCGCGTAAAACCCTTGCCCGCGAGCTTCAGGTGGCCTCCCGGCGCTACATCGGCCGTGTCGGGCTGGAAAAATTCCGTCAGCTGCTGGGAACAGTCACGTCTTTTACTGCCGGGTTCGGGGTTGAAGGTATTTCGCTCGGGGTGGAGCGGGATCCGGCGCGGGCGGGAACGGGTTTGATCGAAATTGACCTCCGTGACCTGATCGAGGATGTTTCGGCGGCAATGCGAAGCATCCGCAAGGGGTTCATCATCTTTATCGACGAAATGCAGGATCTGGACGAGGACCTGCTCTCTGCTCTCGTCACCTGCCAGCACCATGCCGGGCAGCTGGAGTTGCCCTTCTACATCGTCGGAGCGGGCCTGCCGAATCTGCCCGCCCGTTTGGCTGAGGTCCGCAGCTACGCCGAAAGGCTCTTTGATTTCCGCCTCATCGGGACCTTGGCCGAGGCCGATGCCAGAGAATCTTTCACCGTTCCGGCCAAGCAAGTGGGCGCCGAGTACGGCAGCAAAGCCCTGGACATCCTGGTAGACGTTACGGGCCGTTACCCGTATTTCATCCAGGAATTCGGCAGCGCCATGTGGGAAGTGGCCCAAGCCTCGCCCTTCACCGAAGAGGACGCCCAAGCGGCGGCAACCATCGGTCTGCAGCGGCTGGACTCCGGGTTCTTCCCCTCGCGCTGGGACCGGGCAACCCCGCGGGAACGCGAATACCTGGCGACCATGGCCCTCGACGGAGACCAGGGGTCATCAACCGGAGAGATCGCACAACGCCTGAGTGCCAAGGCCACCAGCCTGGCGCCTACACGGGGCCAGCTGATCGCCAAGGGCCTGATCTACTCCTCCGAGTACGGGAAAGTCGCCTTCACCGTCCCAGGGATGGCGGATTTCATCAAGCGACAGCACCACGAGATCTGA
- a CDS encoding copper resistance CopC family protein, with amino-acid sequence MSKRFTKTTVPAALIAALSLTLAAFIGAAPAQAHDSLLSTTPSDGETVTENPGEVTLTLSNPPLASESIESSQIEVTAPDGHVVSSGDVTIDGAVLSIPAVIDHEGEHTVVWRSVSADGHPIEGTFSFVYTPEKPAAENQGAAAPSAAAEESTAAAAQPQETTPAAQETGEAEATTATQTGDGPNTGALIAGGAILLALIAAAFLVRRKLAKK; translated from the coding sequence ATGTCCAAGAGATTCACGAAAACCACTGTCCCCGCGGCCCTGATCGCGGCCCTGTCCCTGACGCTGGCGGCGTTCATCGGGGCCGCGCCGGCCCAGGCCCACGATTCCCTGCTCTCGACCACGCCTTCCGACGGTGAGACCGTGACGGAGAATCCCGGCGAAGTGACCCTGACCCTGAGCAATCCCCCGCTGGCCAGCGAAAGCATCGAGTCCAGCCAGATCGAAGTCACCGCCCCCGACGGACACGTGGTCAGCAGCGGAGACGTCACCATCGACGGCGCCGTCCTGAGCATCCCCGCCGTGATCGACCATGAAGGCGAACACACGGTCGTCTGGCGCTCCGTCTCCGCCGACGGACACCCCATCGAGGGCACCTTCAGCTTCGTCTATACTCCGGAAAAGCCCGCGGCAGAAAACCAGGGCGCAGCCGCGCCCAGCGCAGCGGCTGAAGAAAGCACAGCAGCTGCGGCCCAGCCGCAGGAAACCACCCCGGCAGCCCAGGAAACAGGGGAAGCAGAGGCAACGACCGCGACCCAAACCGGCGACGGCCCCAACACCGGCGCCCTGATCGCCGGCGGCGCCATACTGCTGGCCCTCATCGCCGCCGCCTTCCTGGTCCGCAGGAAACTGGCCAAGAAATAA
- a CDS encoding SulP family inorganic anion transporter, producing the protein MSLLRSARQLLPGTADYAPLKRSWKNDLIAGITVGIVALPLALAFGVSSGAGAAAGLITAIVAGVVAAVFGGSNVQVSGPTGAMVVVLAPVIALHGMQSLALVTIMAGVIVLAAGALKLGRAVGYIPWPVIEGFTLGIAIIIFLQQVPAAFGVPAGDSTNAAVAAFQSLRNTDFSTLFWPLVLVLIVAAIMLAAPKIHPQLPGSIIGIIVATLVAGLAGLPVTRIGDLPSSLPAPSVPYFDPGLVTALLGPALTIAALAAIESLLSARVAASISDTGPYDPDRELVGQGLASVASGFFGGMPATGAIARTAVNIRAGAKTRASTIVHALVLLGVVYLATGPVGQIPLAALSGVLMVTAFRMISPATLRSVIGSTRADTVTFFVTAVITVSFDLIQAVEIGIVVAAFFALRSLVKASGVHREELPGPAQDGDEQIALFRLDGALFFGASERVLERVSAIRSVHVVIIRMSQLQILDATGARVIAELVTALERRGITVLIKGIQERHLKLATHVGVLESLRHHKHLFAELEPAVEHARSHVSRARQQTTTARTRGMS; encoded by the coding sequence GTGAGCCTCCTGCGTTCGGCCCGCCAACTGCTGCCGGGCACGGCGGACTATGCCCCGCTGAAGCGCAGTTGGAAGAACGATCTGATTGCCGGCATTACGGTGGGCATCGTTGCCCTGCCGCTGGCTCTGGCGTTCGGCGTCAGTTCGGGAGCCGGCGCGGCCGCAGGATTGATCACGGCCATCGTGGCCGGGGTTGTGGCCGCTGTTTTTGGTGGCTCCAATGTCCAGGTCTCCGGCCCCACCGGTGCAATGGTGGTGGTGCTCGCACCGGTTATTGCCCTGCACGGCATGCAGTCCCTGGCCCTCGTGACGATTATGGCCGGCGTCATCGTGCTGGCCGCGGGCGCCCTGAAACTCGGCCGCGCGGTCGGCTACATTCCGTGGCCAGTGATTGAGGGTTTCACCCTCGGCATCGCCATCATCATCTTCCTGCAGCAGGTCCCCGCCGCCTTCGGTGTGCCGGCCGGTGACAGCACCAATGCCGCCGTCGCTGCGTTCCAATCGCTGCGGAACACGGACTTCTCCACCCTTTTCTGGCCCCTTGTCCTGGTCCTGATTGTCGCCGCGATCATGCTGGCCGCCCCGAAGATCCATCCGCAGCTGCCCGGGTCCATCATCGGCATCATTGTTGCCACGTTGGTTGCAGGTTTGGCCGGGCTCCCCGTTACGAGGATCGGCGACCTGCCCAGCTCGCTGCCGGCACCATCCGTTCCTTACTTCGATCCGGGTCTCGTCACGGCGCTGCTTGGCCCGGCCCTGACCATCGCGGCGCTGGCCGCCATCGAGTCACTGCTGTCGGCGCGCGTGGCCGCGTCCATCTCGGATACCGGTCCCTACGATCCGGACCGCGAGCTGGTGGGTCAGGGCTTGGCATCGGTGGCATCGGGCTTCTTCGGAGGCATGCCGGCAACCGGGGCCATCGCCCGGACCGCCGTCAACATCAGGGCCGGCGCAAAGACCCGCGCTTCCACGATCGTGCACGCGCTGGTGCTCCTCGGCGTCGTCTACCTGGCCACCGGGCCGGTGGGACAGATCCCGCTGGCAGCACTTTCCGGTGTGTTGATGGTGACCGCTTTCCGGATGATCTCCCCGGCGACCCTGCGCAGCGTCATCGGCTCCACCCGCGCCGATACCGTCACCTTCTTCGTCACCGCCGTCATTACGGTGTCCTTTGACCTGATCCAGGCGGTGGAAATCGGTATCGTCGTCGCTGCCTTCTTCGCCCTGCGCTCCCTGGTCAAGGCCAGCGGCGTGCACCGCGAGGAACTTCCCGGCCCGGCACAGGACGGGGACGAACAGATTGCCCTCTTCCGCCTTGACGGCGCCTTGTTCTTCGGGGCTTCCGAGCGCGTGCTGGAACGGGTGAGCGCCATCCGCAGTGTCCACGTGGTCATTATCCGGATGTCCCAGCTGCAGATCCTCGATGCCACCGGGGCAAGGGTTATCGCCGAGCTCGTGACCGCCCTGGAACGCCGCGGGATCACGGTCCTCATCAAAGGGATCCAGGAGCGGCACCTGAAGCTGGCAACACACGTGGGCGTACTGGAATCATTGCGCCACCACAAACACCTGTTCGCAGAGCTGGAACCGGCCGTGGAACACGCGCGCAGCCACGTCTCACGTGCCCGGCAGCAAACAACGACCGCTAGAACTCGAGGCATGTCATAG
- a CDS encoding RES domain-containing protein: MKYAELDRCVWRVGFPPQPWEWSDWRWAGADGRFNGRWDPLDHGLYRTIYAGESLLACLVELLAPHRPDHYLLQDMENIAEDEDDRQDHPTVSPGELDLDQWLAHRVAATAHLTGRFIDITAAETVLALHPRFKARALAYNLQDFDVAALKSAEQRLLTQEVSQYLWTLRNPDGTDFCDGIQFRSRHGDDLLLWAIYERDTDTEISSHISDIQLADLNSTTPELLKAMALLGLIGLDDRR, from the coding sequence ATGAAGTACGCCGAACTCGACCGGTGCGTGTGGCGCGTCGGCTTCCCGCCGCAGCCCTGGGAATGGTCGGACTGGCGGTGGGCAGGAGCAGACGGCCGGTTCAACGGCCGCTGGGATCCACTGGACCACGGGCTGTACCGCACAATCTACGCAGGGGAAAGCCTCCTGGCCTGCCTCGTGGAGCTCCTGGCACCGCACCGTCCCGACCATTATCTGCTCCAGGACATGGAGAACATCGCCGAGGACGAAGACGACCGGCAGGACCATCCCACGGTGTCCCCGGGGGAGCTGGACCTGGACCAGTGGCTCGCCCACCGCGTCGCAGCCACCGCCCACCTGACGGGACGCTTCATCGACATCACCGCTGCCGAAACAGTCCTCGCCCTTCACCCCCGGTTCAAGGCCCGGGCACTGGCCTACAACCTCCAGGACTTCGACGTCGCGGCATTGAAAAGTGCAGAGCAGCGCCTTTTGACCCAAGAAGTCTCCCAATATCTCTGGACCCTTAGGAATCCCGACGGCACGGACTTCTGCGACGGGATCCAGTTCCGCTCCCGCCATGGAGACGACTTACTGCTCTGGGCGATCTACGAACGCGACACAGACACCGAAATCAGCTCCCACATCAGCGACATACAGCTCGCCGACCTCAACTCCACGACGCCCGAACTCCTCAAAGCCATGGCACTACTGGGCTTGATAGGCCTCGACGACCGCCGATAA
- a CDS encoding peptidase, with the protein MLAEIPGYGSFTVTAEAVTMIGVFGGTLHCHLGAGGCRKQGLYFSRTEPRKYLRCILTGNLPDGYVTAWDKDEKIEDDRTEITISVSHELAGKLDGAALDFGTYNKMQRFVWASLPAAKTPSCTCRRSVGAPAGKRSPCLDDQGIGLSNL; encoded by the coding sequence ATGCTTGCCGAGATCCCCGGTTACGGGAGTTTTACCGTGACCGCCGAGGCCGTCACTATGATCGGCGTTTTCGGCGGAACCCTGCACTGTCACCTCGGCGCCGGCGGCTGCCGGAAACAGGGGCTGTATTTCTCCAGGACCGAGCCCCGAAAATACCTGCGCTGCATACTCACCGGTAATCTGCCCGACGGCTATGTCACGGCGTGGGATAAGGACGAAAAAATCGAGGATGACAGGACAGAAATCACTATCAGCGTCAGTCATGAGCTGGCCGGCAAGCTCGACGGCGCTGCTCTGGACTTCGGCACGTACAACAAAATGCAACGCTTTGTGTGGGCCTCACTCCCCGCAGCCAAAACACCATCCTGCACATGCCGGCGCTCCGTCGGCGCGCCCGCCGGGAAACGCTCGCCCTGCCTCGATGACCAGGGGATCGGCCTGAGCAACCTGTGA
- a CDS encoding ArsR/SmtB family transcription factor, whose product MVDQPDFHAPLYEVKANLFKGLAHPVRIRVLELLAESPQVSVADLIGGTGQEASNLSQHLSVLRRHHLVVAERRGLQVFYRLAYPQVADLLRVARSLLTEVLATTQKNLELSIAPAMSVSAEDRP is encoded by the coding sequence ATGGTAGATCAACCCGATTTCCACGCCCCGCTTTACGAGGTCAAGGCGAACCTCTTCAAAGGCCTGGCCCATCCGGTGCGGATCCGTGTGCTCGAACTCCTGGCGGAGTCGCCGCAGGTTTCCGTGGCCGACCTCATTGGCGGTACGGGTCAGGAAGCCTCGAACCTCTCGCAGCACCTGTCCGTGCTGCGGCGCCATCATCTGGTAGTGGCCGAGCGCCGTGGCCTGCAGGTGTTTTACCGGCTGGCCTACCCGCAGGTCGCCGACCTGCTCAGGGTGGCCCGCAGCCTGCTGACCGAAGTGCTGGCCACCACGCAGAAGAATCTTGAACTCTCCATTGCGCCAGCAATGTCCGTGAGTGCGGAGGACCGGCCGTGA